One Euphorbia lathyris chromosome 1, ddEupLath1.1, whole genome shotgun sequence DNA segment encodes these proteins:
- the LOC136208808 gene encoding probable WRKY transcription factor 3 — MAEKQNSISTATKATPPITAPSRPTITLPPRSSVDFLYTGGFSPGPMTLLSSFFPDNYPDSDSRSFSQLLAGAMASPVARPAFFTDASLPNNNNSSSFSKQDGSGSNTNLGFKQSRPMNLVVAHSPMFTVPPGLSPSGLLNSPGFFSPPQSPFGMSHQQALAQVTAQAALAAQSQMHMQAHYQPVTLTDSSELMKDSSSFPPVEASQQQTQIAAQAAQQTKVTAQAAQQTQVTAQAARPAQSRMHLQVHYQPVTLTASSELMKDSSSFPPVEASQQQQTLPSTSAPQSSMVEPSEPSHSDRKQQPLAVDKPSDDGYNWRKYGQKPIKGSEYPRSYYKCTHLNCPVKKQVERSSDGQITEIIYKGHHNHELPQPNKRAKDNNDQNGIMNSQARPEPSSQNEGGNINKLSETISSHSLSGRDQESTQVDPTEPPAGSSDSEEAGDGATRAERSVDEPNPKRRQIDVGTSEVAVPHRTVTDAKIIVQTRSEVDLLDDGYRWRKYGQKVVKGNPHPRSYYKCTSTGCNVRKHVERAAADPKAVITTYEGKHNHDVPAARHSSHNAANSNALQLKPQKLVANKHSMIEGMDLGNSDQRPVLLRLKEEEIAV; from the exons ATGGCTGAGAAACAAAACTCCATTTCTACTGCTACTAAAGCTACTCCGCCGATAACAGCACCATCACGACCCACAATAACTCTTCCCCCTAGGTCTTCTGTGGATTTCCTTTACACTGGCGGATTTAGCCCTGGCCCCATGACTCTTCTCTCCTCTTTTTTCCCTGATAATTACCCAGACTCTGATTCCCGTTCTTTCTCCCAGCTACTTGCTGGTGCTATGGCTTCTCCAGTTGCCAGACCTGCTTTCTTCACTGATGCTTCTttacctaataataataattcttcttctttttcgaagcAGGATGGCTCAGGTAGTAATACTAATTTGGGGTTTAAGCAGAGTAGGCCTATGAATTTGGTTGTGGCTCATTCTCCCATGTTTACTGTCCCTCCTGGGTTAAGCCCTTCTGGTTTGTTGAACTCGCCTGGCTTCTTTTCTCCTCCTCAG AGTCCCTTTGGAATGTCCCACCAACAAGCCTTGGCACAGGTTACCGCTCAAGCTGCACTAGCTGCCCAATCTCAGATGCACATGCAGGCTCATTACCAACCTGTCACATTAACAGATTCCAGTGAATTAATGAAGGACAGTTCATCCTTTCCTCCTGTTGAAGCTTCACAGCAGCAGACACAGATTGCCGCTCAAGCTGCACAGCAGACAAAGGTTACCGCTCAAGCTGCACAGCAGACACAGGTTACTGCTCAAGCTGCACGACCTGCCCAATCTCGGATGCACTTGCAGGTTCATTATCAACCTGTCACGTTAACAGCTTCCAGTGAATTAATGAAGGACAGTTCATCCTTTCCTCCTGTTGAAGCTTCACAGCAGCAGCAGACACTGCCCTCCACGTCTGCACCTCAAAGTTCCATGGTGGAACCATCAGAACCCTCACACTCTGATAGGAAACAGCAACCTCTTGCTGTTGACAAGCCCAGTGATGATGGCTACAACTGGCGCAAATATGGGCAGAAGCCGATTAAGGGTAGTGAGTACCCACGAAGTTATTATAAGTGCACGCATCTGAATTGTCCGGTCAAAAAGCAGGTTGAGCGCTCTAGTGACGGCCAGATAACTGAGATTATCTAtaaaggacatcacaaccatGAGCTGCCTCAACCCAATAAGCGTGCAAAAGATAACAATGACCAAAATGGAATTATGAATTCTCAGGCTAGGCCCGAACCTAGTTCTCAAAATGAAGGTGGTAATATCAACAAGTTGAGCGAAACAATATCTTCTCATTCATTGTCCGGGAGGGATCAGGAGTCCACTCAAGTGGATCCCACAGAGCCACCAGCTGGATCAAGTGACAGTGAGGAAGCAGGTGATGGAGCGACGAGAGCAGAAAGGAGTGTGGATGAACCTAACCCGAAAAGAAG GCAAATTGATGTTGGAACATCTGAGGTTGCTGTACCTCACAGGACAGTAACAGATGCAAAAATCATTGTTCAAACAAGAAGTGAAGTTGATCTTTTAGATGATGGCTACAGGTGGCGCAAGTATGGCCAGAAGGTGGTCAAAGGGAATCCTCATCCAAG GAGTTATTACAAGTGTACTAGTACAGGATGCAATGTTCGTAAACATGTCGAGCGAGCTGCAGCAGACCCCAAAGCCGTGATTACTACATACGAGGGGAAACATAATCACGATGTTCCAGCAGCTAGACACAGCAGCCATAACGCAGCCAACAGCAATGCACTGCAATTGAAACCCCAAAAGCTCGTGGCAAATAAGCATTCTATGATTGAAGGTATGGACTTGGGAAACAGTGATCAAAGACCAGTACTTCTGAGACTGAAAGAAGAGGAAATTGCAGTATAA
- the LOC136208801 gene encoding cyclin-dependent kinase C-2 C-like: MGCVHSKRADPSPVLDYSSVCPPPLLPYSDRGSAVSSRHPSGPLNSIQKWRKDSRDGSRRRKEIVDVDKNVAEELNEDRNCNVVQNKKLKRRPSGGFSGPLSFKLGFSHRNVGAEQIAAGWPSWLSSAAAEAIQGWVPLKADAFQKLEKIGQGTYSSVFRAREVATGRMVALKKVRFDNFQPESIRFMAREILILRRLDHPNIIKLEGIITSRLSGSVYLVFEYMEHDLAGLSSSPEIKFSESQIKCYIKQLLCGIEHCHTRGVMHRDIKVSNILVNNDGILKIGDFGLANVLSEKNKHQLTSRVVTLWYRPPELLMGSTSYGVSVDLWSVGCVFAELLLGKPLFKGRTEVEQLHKIFKLCGSPSDEYWKQAKLSNATVFKPQHLYESSLQQRFKDYPTAADLIETFLSIEPEKRGTATSALLAQYFNTAPYACEPSNLPKYPPNKELDAKYREDVRRKMAGGRMRDIGAPRKPRRVNKTLQDQNNFNKFIPTKEVKENTQFVPKKMNDSNSQVMNGERGGMNIEKRSSCDTILEISEATKRDSVFTGPAPITASSGFEWAKRRQEDATSTLSCDQSISMSQISELDSSKFNFANSPFNFPKDEKQDYNEGMPKHRLPKQRNRNGRDTLGSFDSSNIYYFYDSKAIDEANGLGRNLGDCEEREKVEFSGPLLTQAYKMDEILQRNENQIRQATRRSRLGAEV; this comes from the exons ATGGGTTGCGTTCACTCCAAACGGGCTGATCCCTCCCCTGTTTTAGACTATTCCTCTGTATGTCCACCGCCGCTATTGCCTTATAGTGACCGGGGTTCGGCGGTTTCATCGAGACATCCATCTGGGCCTTTGAATTCTATCCAGAAATGGAGAAAAGATTCTAGAGATGGCAGTAGAAGGCGAAAGGAGATTGTTGATGTTGATAAGAATGTTGCGGAAGAGCTAAATGAGGATCGAAATTGCAATGTTGTTCAAAACAAGAAGTTGAAGAGAAGGCCCTCTGGAGGATTCAGTGGACCGCTTAGCTTCAAATTGGGATTCTCCCACCGTAATGTTGGGGCTGAGCAGATTGCTGCTGGCTGGCCTAGTTGGCTCAGTTCTGCTGCTGCTGAAGCTATTCAGGGTTGGGTGCCTCTAAAGGCTGATGCTTTTCAGAAATTAGAAAAG ATTGGACAAGGCACATACAGCAGTGTGTTCCGAGCACGCGAAGTTGCAACTGGGAGAATGGTTGCACTGAAAAAGGTCCGGTTCGACAATTTTCAGCCAGAGAGCATTAGGTTTATGGCACGTGAAATACTGATTCTTCGCAGGCTCGACCATCCAAACATCATAAAGTTGGAGGGAATAATTACTTCTCGATTATCAGGCAGTGTATACCTTGTATTTGAGTATATGGAGCATGATCTTGCTGGACTATCGTCTTCTCCAGAGATCAAGTTCAGTGAGTCACAG ATTAAGTGTTACATAAAGCAACTACTATGCGGAATCGAGCATTGCCATACACGAGGTGTCATGCATCGAGATATAAAGGTATCCAACATTTTGGTTAACAATGATGGAATTCTAAAAATTGGAGATTTTGGGCTTGCGAATGTTCTTAGTGAAAAGAACAAACATCAACTAACAAGTCGTGTAGTGACTTTATGGTACCGCCCGCCAGAACTTTTGATGGGTTCAACAAGTTATGGAGTATCAGTGGATCTGTGGAGTGTTGGCTGTGTATTTGCAGAACTTCTCCTCGGGAAGCCTCTCTTCAAGGGGAGAACTGAG GTTGAACAATTACATAAAATCTTCAAGCTTTGTGGTTCTCCTTCCGATGAATACTGGAAACAAGCTAAGCTTTCTAATGCTACCGTGTTTAAACCGCAACATCTTTATGAAAGTTCACTTCAGCAGAGGTTTAAGGATTACCCAACAGCAGCTGACCTGATAGAAACTTTTCTTTCAATAGAACCAGAAAAACGCGGGACTGCCACATCTGCTCTTCTGGCTCAG TACTTCAACACGGCACCATATGCATGTGAACCATCAAACTTGCCAAAGTATCCACCTAACAAAGAATTGGATGCTAAATATCGAGAAGACGTACGAAG GAAAATGGCTGGTGGTAGGATGAGAGATATTGGGGCACCAAGAAAACCGAGAAGAGTTAATAAAACATTGCAAGACCAGAACAATTTCAATAAATTTATACCAACGAAg GAAGTGAAAGAGAATACTCAGTTTGTTCCTAAGAAGATGAATGACAGTAATAGCCAGGTGATGAATGGGGAAAGAGGAGGTATGAACATAGAAAAAAGATCTTCATGCGACACAATCTTGGAAATTTCCGAAGCAACAAAAAGGGACTCAGTTTTCACAGGGCCAGCACCAATCACGGCGTCAAGTGGCTTTGAATGGGCAAAAAGGCGGCAAGAGGATGCTACCTCCACATTATCTTGTGACCAATCTATCTCAATGAGTCAAATTAGTGAATTAGATTCATCAAAGTTTAACTTTGCAAACAGTCCGTTTAACTTTCCAAAAGATGAAAAACAAGATTATAATGAGGGTATGCCCAAACATCGCTTGCCGAAGCAGCGGAATCGCAATGGACGTGATACATTAGGTTCTTTTGATTCCTCTAATATATACTATTTTTATGACTCGAAGGCTATTGACGAAGCCAATGGTCTAGGAAGAAATCTG GGCGACTGTGAAGAACGAGAGAAGGTTGAATTTTCTGGACCATTGCTGACTCAGGCATACAAAATGGATGAGATTTTGCAAAGGAATGAAAATCAGATTCGCCAAGCAACTCGTAGATCAAGGTTGGGTGCAG AAGTATGA
- the LOC136208814 gene encoding uncharacterized protein — translation MGICMSTPPNKAKTHKKRLRRFGKRRVQISTSLDRNKKGNTDAGNVADFALSQLAHMDFDKGKTSTSRRSGPLNSTYQLTQMQWQFSQVDTDGVCQEEAWFDSVSILESESDDEFSSVVGDRFSSVGSAIGNISNGQVVQYESSSCFVDGSGTYEEYHESYVKIDGHKTSKDECKESKGFPVVGTQGCDLSRFGKAEENLRKKLFDNIGSFKCSKDDKRDSQENALKAGLPRLVSSVSFNDKHQSASTQKKKLAVLRLSFKRRSCDGDEIVEQCASKRFLYHPKAGYVVPRCSTEKLSAGCWSEIPPSNFKLRAETYFKDKRKCPAPNCVPYNPIGVDLFICPRKINHIAQHLELPNIKAEGKVPPLLIVNIQLPTYPAAMFLGDTDGEGMSLVLYFKVSENFEKEISSQCQDNIKKLVEDEMEKVKGFAKESSVPFRERLKIMAGLVNPEDLSLSSTEKKLVNAYNEKPVLSRPQHEFYKGPNYFEIDLDIHRFSFISRKGLESFRDRLKSGILDLGLTIQAQKQEELPEQVLCCLRLSKIDFVDHGQIPTLMTEDS, via the exons ATGGGTATTTGTATGTCTACTCCGCCGAATAAAGCTAAAACACACAAGAAACGTCTTCGTCGATTTGGCAAACGTCGTGTGCAGATATCTACTTCTCTTGATCGAAACAAGAAAGGGAACACTGATGCTGGGAATGTGGCAGATTTTGCTTTGAGTCAACTTGCTCATATGGATTTCGACAAGGGTAAAACTTCTACTAGCAGAAGATCAGGGCCCTTGAACTCAACATACCAGCTAACCCAGATGCAATGGCAATTCAGTCAAGTAGATACAGATG GAGTTTGCCAAGAGGAAGCTTGGTTTGATTCAGTTAGTATTCTGGAATCTGAATCCGACGATGAATTCAGCAGCGTGGTTGGAG ACCGCTTTTCATCTGTGGGTTCGGCGATAGGAAATATTTCAAATGGACAAGTGGTTCAGTATGAAAGTTCTTCATGCTTTGTTGATGGAAGCGGTACATACGAAGAATATCATGAAAGCTATGTGAAAATAGATGGACATAAGACTAGCAAAGATGAATGCAAAGAATCAAAAGGGTTCCCAGTTGTTGGTACTCAGGGCTGTGATCTTTCACGCTTCGGGAAGGCTGAGGAAAACCTAAGGAAGAAATTGTTTGATAATATTGGAAGCTTTAAATGTTCTAAAGACGATAAACGTGATTCACAGGAGAATGCCTTAAAAGCCGGGTTGCCTAGATTAGTTTcatcagtcagtttcaatgacaAGCATCAAAGTGCATCAACCCAAAAAAAGAAATTAGCAGTTTTGAGGCTTTCTTTCAAGAGGAGATCATGCGACGGAGATGAAATCGTTGAACAGT GTGCATCAAAAAGATTCTTGTATCATCCAAAAGCAGGATATGTTGTTCCCCGTTGCTCGACAGAGAAGTTGAGTGCAGGTTGTTGGTCTGAGATTCCTCCATCAAACTTTAAACTTCGAGCCGAGACTTATTTCAA AGATAAGCGGAAATGCCCAGCTCCAAATTGCGTTCCATATAATCCAATTGGTGTTGATCTGTTTATCTGCCCAAGAAAAATTAATCACATTGCACAACATCTTGAGCTTCCTAATATAAAAGCCGAAGGAAAAGTCCCTCCTCTTCTAATTGTAAATATCCAG TTGCCTACTTATCCTGCCGCGATGTTTCTTGGTGATACTGATGGCGAAGGGATGAGTCTTGTACTATACTTCAAGGTTTCTGAAAATTTTGAGAAAGAGATATCTTCACAATGTCAGGATAATATCAAG AAACTGGTTGAGGATGAGATGGAAAAAGTTAAAGGCTTTGCGAAAGAGTCGAGTGTGCCGTTTAGAGAAAGGCTGAAGATCATGGCTGGTTTGGTTAATCCTGAGGATCTCAGTTTAAGTTCTACTGAAAAGAAGCTCGTAAATGCTTATAACGAAAAACCAGTCCTTTCTCGTCCGCAGCATGAATTTTAcaag GGTCCTAACTATTTCGAGATTGATCTGGATATCCATCGGTTCAGTTTCATATCAAGGAAAGGACTTGAATCATTTCGAGATCGTCTTAAAAGTGGAATACTTGATCTTGGTTTGACAATCCAG GCACAAAAACAAGAAGAACTTCCAGAGCAAGTGTTATGCTGTCTTAGATTAAGCAAGATCGATTTCGTCGACCATGGGCAGATACCGACACTGATGACTGAAGATAGTTAA
- the LOC136208825 gene encoding iron-sulfur protein required for NADH dehydrogenase, mitochondrial codes for MKNLVRHLSGLGGVRGYATSSFSRSKLLLEGVKDVIAVASGKGGVGKSTTAVNLAVALAKKCQLKVGLLDADVYGPSVPTMMKIDRKPDVNKDAKMIPIENYGVRCMSIGFLVEKDSPIVWRGPMVMSALNKMLRGVDWGNLDILVVDMPPGTGDAQLTMSQNLQLSGAVIVSTPQDVALIDARRGVKMFSKVQVPILGFIENMSCFKCPHCGEPSFIFGEGGTRKTAASMGYNFIGEIPLEVEIRKSCDEGVPITISSPDSVVSKAYGDAAENVVKKLKELATEQTLQPEINL; via the exons ATGAAGAACTTGGTGCGACATTTAAGT GGGCTTGGAGGTGTTAGAGGCTATGCAACATCATCGTTTAGTAGGTCAAAGCTGCTGCTTGAAGGGGTTAAGGATGTTATTGCTGTTGCTTCGGGGAAAGGCGGCGTTGGGAAGTCCACCACAGCCG TTAATTTGGCAGTTGCACTTGCTAAGAAGTGCCAACTGAAGGTGGGCTTGCTCGATGCTGATGTTTATGGACCTTCCGTTCCAACAATGATGAAGATTGACAGAAAGCCAGATGTCAACAAAG aTGCAAAGATGATACCAATAGAGAATTATGGTGTTAGGTGCATGTCTATTGGATTTCTTGTGGAGAAGGATTCCCCTATTGTTTGGAGAGGTCCCATG GTGATGAGTGCGCTTAACAAAATGTTGAGGGGAGTTGATTGGGGGAACCTTGACATACTAGTGGTTGATATGCCCCCTGGCACTGGTGATGCTCAGTTAACTATGAGTCAAAATCTGCAATTATCAG GTGCTGTTATTGTCTCAACTCCACAAGATGTTGCATTAATAGATGCTCGGAGAGGAGTTAAGATGTTCTCTAAAGTCCAAGTTCCT attttggggtttatAGAGAACATGAGCTGTTTCAAATGTCCGCATTGTGGTGAACCTTCATTCATTTTCGGGGAAGGAGGAACCCGAAAGACAGCAGCTTCAATGGGCTATAATTTTATTGGCGAG ATACCATTAGAAGTGGAAATAAGGAAGAGCTGTGATGAAGGTGTCCCCATCACAATATCATCACCTGATTCTGTAGTCTCAAAAGCATATGGCGATGCGGCAGAAAATGTGGTGAAGAAACTCAAGGAATTGGCAACAGAACAGACTCTGCAACCAGAAATTAATCTCTGA